GCGCGCCGCAAGCTGCCCGTGCTGCTGGTGCAGGGCGGCATCCATGCGGGCGAAATCGATGGCAAGGATGCGGGTTTCCTGGCCTTGCGCGAAGTATTGGAGGGCAAGGCGGCGCCCGGCGCGCTCGATAAACAGGTGCTGCTGTTCGTGCCCGTCTTTAACGTTGACGGGCATGAGCGCTTCGGCCGGTGGAACCGTCCGAACCAGCGCGGACCCGTGGAAATGGGCTGGCGCAGCACGGCGCAAAACTATAATCTGAACCGCGAATACATGAAGGCCGATACGCCCGAGATGCAGCACATGCTGGCGCTGGTGAACGCCTGGGACCCGCTGGCCTATGTCGACCTGCACGTCACCGATGGCGCCCAGTTTGAACCCGATATCTCGATCCAGGTCGAACCCGTGCATGCGGGCGATGCTGCCCTGCGCGTGGCCGGCACGGCCTTGCGCGACCAGGTCCTGGCCGATCTGGCCAGGCAGGGCTCGGACCCGAAGCCGTTCTATATCTCGTTTGCCGAGAACGACAATCCGCAATCGGGCTTTGTCGATTCGGCGCCGAACCCGCGCTTCTCGCACGGCTATTTCCAGCTGCGCAACCGCTTCGGCATGCTGGTGGAAACCCATTCGTGGAAGGACTATCCGACCCGCGTGCGCATCACGCGCAACACCATCGTCTCGCTGCTGTCGCAGATGGCGCAGCATGGCGCGCAGTGGCGGCAAACGGCGCTCGAAGCGGACGCGCGCGCCGCGCAGCTGGCCGGCACGACCTTGCCGCTCACGTATAAAACCACGGACAAGAGCCGCATGATCGCATTTCGCGGCTACGCCTACACGCGCACGCCGTCCGAGGTGTCGGGCGCGCTGATGACGCGCTACGACGAGACCACGCCGCAGATCTGGAACGTGCCCCTGCGCGACGAGATCGTGCCCGACCTGCAGCAGGCCGCGCCCAAGGGCGGCTACCTGGTGCCCGCCGCGCAGGCGCAGATGGTGGCGGCCAAGCTGCGCCAGCACGGCGTGTCCTACCAGGTGCTGGCCACCGCGCCGGGCAAGCTGCCGGTCGAAGCCTTCCGCGCCACGCAGGTGAAATTCGGCGCGCAGTCGTTCGAGGGCCGCCAGACGGCGGTCGTGCAGGGCGAGTGGCTGAAAGAGGAGCGCCTGGTCGGTGCGGGCGCGTTGTACGTGCCCGTCAACCAGGCCAAGGCGCGTCTGGTCGTGGCGCTGTTTGAGCCGCGCGCGCCCGATTCGCTGCTGGCCTGGGGCAGTTTCAATACGGCCTTCGAGCGCAAGGAATACATGGAAGAATACGTGGCCGAAGACGTGGCCCGCGCGCAGCTGGCGGCCGATCCGGCGCTGGCGGCGCAGTTCCAGCAGAAGCTGGCCGACGACCCGGCATTTGCCAGGAGCCCGGCCGCGCGCCTGGAGTTCTTCGCCCGCCGCCATGCCTCGTGGGATGAGCGCCTGAACCTGTATCCGGTGCTGCGCACGGATGCCGCGCTGGCCGGCCTGGCGTCGCCGCCTGCGCGCACACCGAAGTTGTCACATCGCGCAGATTAATCGAAAGAAAATGCTATTCTCCGCTCGATGATGGCGCCGCCACCACGAGCAGGGAACATGCATGGTCAACAAGACACTCTTTAACCAGCACCGCGAGGCGTTTTTTCGCCTCTGTGACGCCGTCGGCGAGAATCAGGTGGAACAGGTGCGCAGCCTGCTCGAGGCCACGCCGCTGCTGTTGACCTTGCGCCGCTACAACATGGAAGACGGCGAATCGCTGCTGCACCTGGCCGCGGCCGGCGGCAGCCGCGAGGTCTGCGCGCTGCTCGTGTCGCTGGGCATGGACGTCGACCTGCCCTTGCCCGGTTACCGCAACCTGACGCCGCTGGATGCGGCGGCAAGCCATGGCCACCTCGCTACCTGCCGCTGGCTGCTCGAGCAGGGCGCTGCCGTCGATGGCTTGCCGGACAATATACTGTCGCCGCTGGACAGCGCCTGCGTTGGCGGCCACCAGGACGTGGCCGCATTGCTGCTGCAGCGGGGCGCCAATCCGAACCGCCTGCATACGCGCTGGAACCAGGCGCCGGTCGATATCGCCACCGGCTGGGGCTTTCCCGCGATCGCCCGATTGCTCGCTGCCGCCGGCGGCGTCAGCATACTCGACGTGCCGCAGCAGGCGGCCGCGTCGCCGCAGCAAGCGGCCGCCTCGCCGCAGGAGGCGATCCGCACCTTCATGCACAACAGCGCCGGCTGGGTGCTGCCGGCCGTGTTCAGCCCGGACAGCGGCGACGCGCGCTTTTCGCTGGGGATCAGCTGCATCGATGGCAAGCGCGATTTCAAGCTGTTGTTTACGGTTGGCCTGTTCCAGCAATCGCCGATGACGGAACTGGCCATCTGTCTGCCGGCCCGCTGGCCGCTGACCGTGCACGGCTTCGCGGAGCACAGTCCATGGCGCTTTCCCGTGGCGCTGCTGGCACGCCTGGGACGGCGCACGCTCGACCAGGCCAGCCTGGCCGCGGGCGAGCTGCTGCGGCGCGACGATCCTTACCTGGCGGACCTGGCCTGGCCGGACGGTGTCGACGCGCTGCTGGCCATCGACAAGCGCTGGAATCCGGCGCCGGAGGAAGAAGACATCGCCGACGATGACAAGGTCACCATCTATCTGCTGGTGCCGGTGGCATTTACCAAAAAAGGCGCGCCCGGCGCCAGCGCCTTGCCGGCCTTGATCGAGCGCAAGCTCAAAGGCAGCTGGAAAGTGTCGGCCTTGCCCATCCCCGTGATTGGCTAGCGCCGGCCTGCACGCGCGCATGACCAGATCAAGCCGCACCGCTTGCAGCAATGTTATCCTGCCAATAAATTTTCCGCGTCCGCGCTCACCTGTTCCCCGGATTGGTTTTCCATGACACAAAAAATTCTACTCCTGAGCGTCTCGGCCGGCGCCGGCCACATGCGCGCGGCGCAGGCCATCGAGGCATATGCGGCGCGCGATGGCCACGGTGGTGGCCCTGCGGCGCTGGCCCTGCATCTCGATGTGATGGATTTCGTCACGCCCGCGTTCCGCAAGCTGTACACGGATTTTTACATCAAGCTGGTCAACAAGGCGCCCGCGCTGTGGGGCTATCTGTATCACGCCACCCACGACGCGCCGCGCGACAGCTCGATGCAGCGCCTGCGCCGCGCCGTCGAGCGCCTCAATACGCGCGCGCTGATGACGCAGATCGCCGCCTTCCAGCCCGACGCCATCATCTGCACGCATTTCCTGCCGGCCGAACTGCTGTCGCGCGCCTTGCGCCAGCAGCAGCTGGCTTGCCCCGTGTGGGTGCAAGTCACCGATTTCGATCTGCACCGCATGTGGGTGCACGAGCAGATGGAAGGTTATTTTGCTGCCACCGACGAAGTGGCGTTCCGCATGCGCCACGAAGGCATCCCCGCCGAGCGCATTCACGTGACGGGCATCCCCATCATGCCCGCGTTCGCGCAGGCGCCCGGCCGCGTGCAGAGCGCGCAGGCGTTTGGCCTCGACCCGCGGCGCACGACGATCCTGCTGATGGGCGGCGGGGCTGGACTGGGCAGCCTTGAAACCGTGGCCGCGCGCCTGCTGGCGCTGCCAGGCGACTTCCAGCTGATCGTGCTGGCGGGGAAAAACGCCGCCGCGCTGGCGGCGCTGCAGGCACTGGCCGGCCAGTATCCGGGCCGCCTGCTGGCGCAAGGCTTTACCAGTGAAGTCGAGCGCCTGATGGCGTGCGCCGACCTGGTCATCACCAAGCCGGGCGGGCTGACCACGTCCGAATGCCTGGCGCTGGGCTTGCCCATGATCGTCAATTCGCCGATTCCCGGCCAGGAAGAGCGCAATGCCGACTATCTGCTGGAGCAGGGCGTGGCGCTGAAGGCATTCGACGCCGTCACCCTGGAGTACCGCGTGCGCCTGCTGCTTGAGCACCCTGAACAGTTGCAAGCGATGCGCGCAAAAGCGCTGGCTCTGGGCCGCCCGCGCGCCGCTCTGGATGTACTGGCGCAGGTGCTGGCTTGACGGGCGCCGTAGCAAAACCCTGGCAGATCGCCCTGAGCCTGGCCTGGGTGGCGCTGCTGGGCTTATTTTTTGCGCAGGTGGAAATCCAGATCGAAGGCGCGGCCGGCTGGGCCGCGAACCTGCCCACCTGGCGCATCGAAAGCCATTGGCTGCTCGATATCTTCTGGGGCGGGCGGCCGATGACGGGTTACCATGCCTGGGTCTTTCCCTTCATCGCCCTGTTTTTCCATTTCCCGATGATCTTCCTGGCGCAATGGTCGCTGCGCCTCGAGTGCCGCGCCATCGGCTGCATCATGCTGTTCTGGATCATCGAGGATTATCTGTGGTTCGTGCTCAATCCCGCCTATGGCGTGGCGCACTTCAATCCGGCCCATATCGCCTGGCACAAGCACTGGCTGTGGTGGGCGCCGACCGACTACTGGGTGTCACTGCTGCTGGCGGGCGTACTGCTGTGGTTTTCATACAAGAGGAAGTCATGACCTTGCCGCCCTCGTCGTATCTCCTGCTGTTGTCCCTGGCCCTGGCGGCCGGTTCCGCTGGCGCGCAGGCGCCCCTGCCGCCGCAGCGCAATGCCGAGTGGGCCACGCCGCTGCCGCAGGTGTCGAACCTGCACCAGGTCACGCCCGTCCTGTACCGCAGCGCAAAGCTCGATAGCAGCGACGTGGCCCAGCTGCAGGCGCTGGGCGTGAAGACGGTGATCAGCTTGCGCTCTTTTCACTCCGATACGCAGGTGCTCGATGGCAGCGGCATCCGCGCCGTGCGCATCCCCATCAATACCTGGGCCATCCGCGACGAGCACGTGATCGAGACCATGCGCAGCATCCGCGCCGCCGAACAGCAGGGCCCCGTGCTGCTGCACTGCCTGCACGGCGCCGACCGCACGGGCATGATGGCCGCCATGTACCGCATGCTGTACCAGGGCTGGCCGCGCGAAAAGGCGATCGACGAGTTGAAAAACGGCGGTTACGGCTATCACGCCGTGTGGAAGAACATCGAACGCTATCTGTCGCGCGTGAATCTCGACGAACTACGCGCGCGCATCGATGCGCCGCAGCCTTGACTCCCGCTGGCGCGCCACTTCAGGCATGATGTTGTTTCATCCACACATCTGCCCGGACCCCGCATGGAACACCACAGTTTTCTCATCAATATACTGTTTTACCTGGTGGCCGCCATCATCATGGTGCCGCTGGCCAAGCGCCTGGGCATGGGCGCCGTGCTGGGCTACCTGGTGGCCGGCGTCGTCATCGGACCGTGGGGCCTGGGCCTGATCAAGAATGTCGAGGTGATCCTCAGCTTTTCCGAATTCGGCGTGGTGCTGCTGCTGTTCCTGATCGGGCTGGAGCTCGAACCGAAACGATTGTGGCTGCTGCGCCGGCCGATTTTCGGCTGGGGCGGGGCGCAGGTGGGCGTCGTCAGCGCGGGCTTGTGCGCCGTGGCCATGGCCTTTGGCGTGGACTGGCGCACGGCGCTGGTGGGCGCGCTGGGGCTGTCGCTGTCGTCGACGGCCATCGTGCTGGCCACCCTGGGGGAACGAAAATTGATGAGCACGCCGGCCGGTTCCGCCGGCTTTTCGATACTGCTATTCCAGGATATCGCCGCCATTCCCATGATCGCGCTGGTGCCGCTGCTCGGTGGCCTGGTCACGCATAGCGGCGAACCGGGCTGGCTGCGCGTGGCCAAGCTGGCCGCCGTGCTGGCGGCGCTGGTGATCGGCGGGCGTTTTCTGGTCAACCCCATCCTGCGCTTCATCGCCAAAACCGACTTGCGTGAAATCTTCACGGCGTTTGCCCTGCTGCTGGTGATCGCCATCTGCGTGCTGATGGAATCGGTGGGCCTGTCGATGGCGCTGGGCACCTTCATGGCCGGCGTGCTGCTGGCCGATTCCGAATATCGCCATGAGCTCATTTCCGACCTGGAGCCGTTCAAGGGCCTGTTATTGGGCCTGTTCTTCATCGCCGTGGGCATGTCCGTCGATTTTGGCGTGCTGCGCGCCCAGCCGCTGCTGATCCTGGCCCTGGTGGCGGGGCTGCTGGCGGTGAAGATCGCCTTGCTGTACGGGTTGTCGAAGTTTGTCGACATTCCCCGCGGCCAGCAGCTGTTTTTTGCGCTGCTGCTGTCGCAGGGCGGCGAATTTGCCTTCGTCGTGTTTGCCGCCGCCGAAGCCGCGCACGTGTTTGCGCCGCAGACGGCCGCGCTGCTGGTCGTGGTGGTGACCCTGTCGATGGTGGCCACGCCCTTGCTGCTGCTGGCGCACGACAAGTTCGTCGCACCGCGCCTGCAAGGCGACAAGAAGCGCCGTCCCGACGACCATATCGAGGCGCAGGACAACCCCATCGTCATCGCCGGCTTTGGCCGCTTCGGCCAGATCATCGGCCGCTTGCTGGCGGCGAACAAGATCGGCGTGACGGTGCTCGACCACGATCCGGACCAGATCGAGCTGCTGCGCAAGTTCGGCTTCAAGGTGTTTTATGGCGACGCCACGCGCGTGGACTTGCTGGTGGCGGCCGGCATCGAAAAGGCGAAGGCGCTCGTGATCGCCATCGACAATGTGGACGACAGCCTGGCGCTGGTCGACGCCGTGCGCCTGCGCCTGCCCGAACTGACGATCCTGGCGCGCGCGCGCAACGTCACGCATTACTATGAACTGATGAAGCGCGGCGTGACCCTGATCGAGCGCGAGACGTTCGCCGCGGCCTTGCTGCTGGGCGAGCAGACCTTGCAGCAGGTGGGCTTCAGCGCGGAGCGGGCGCAGCGCGCGGCCGGCATCTTTGGCCGGCATAACCTGAAAACCCTGCTGGAAGTGGCGCCGCACTTCCAGGACCAGCAAAAAGTCATGTCCCTCACGCGCCAGGCGCGCGAGGAGCTGGAAGACATGTTCGAGAGCGATGCGGCGGCGTTTGCGGCAGCGGAAACGGAGAACGGTAGGTCGGATTAGCGGGAACCGCGTAATCCGACACCTTGTTGGCGTTGCGGGTGCTGTCGGCTTGCGCGCTTTGCGCTAAGCCGACCTACGCCTTTTGCGTCTCGTTCCAGCCTTATTTCCCCCGCTTCGCTTCAATCGCCTCGATCTGGTCCATGATGCCGTTCATGCGCGCCACCAGCGCCTGGTACGGTTTCGGCGAGGCCAGGTCGACGCCGGCCGCCTTCACCAGCTCATACGGGTAGGCCGAGCCGCCCGCGCCGAGCATTTTCAGGTAGGCGGCCAGCGCGCCCGGTTCCTTGTCGAGGATGCGCTGCGCGAAATCCTGCGCCGCCGCGATCGAGGTGGCGTACTGGAATACGTAGTAGCCGTGATAAAAATGCGGCACATACGCCCATTCCAGCGCGTAGGCGGGGTCGATGGTCATGACGCCTTGCGCTTCGCCGTGGTAGCGCTTGAGGATGCCGGCATAGATGGCCGTGATCTCTTCGCCCGTCAGCGATTCTCCCTTGTCCACCTTGCCGTGGATGGCCGCCTCGAATTCAGCGAACATGGCCTGGCGGAAGAAGGTGCCGCGCAGGTTTTCCAGTGCCGCGCCCAGGTACAGCAGGCGCTCGTCGTCATCCCTGGCCTGTTTCAGGCGCGCGTCGAGCAGCAGCGCCTCGTTCGTCGTCGAGGCGATTTCCGCGACAAAGATGCTGTACGGCGCATAGATCGATGGCTGTGCCTTGTTGGCCAGCACCGAGTGCATGGCGTGGCCCCATTCGTGCGTCAGGGTGCTGACGGCTTCGTAATTGTCCGTGTAGTTGAGCAGCACGAACGGGTGGATGTCATACGCGTCGCCATTCATGTAGGCGCCCGCCACCTTGCGCGGGCGCGGATACACATCCATCCAGCGCGCTTCCACTGCGGCGGTGAGCGCCTTGACGTAGTCGGGGCCCAGCGGCGCGACGGAGGCCAGCATCATCTGCTTGCCCTCGGCCAGCGGGAAGCTGCGGTCGCTTTTCAGCAGCGGCGCATACACGTCGTAGTAGGCCAGGTCCTTGACGCCCAGCATGCGCGCGCGTAGCTTGAAGTAGCGGTGCAAGGTGGGCAGGTTGGCGTTGGTTTGCGCGATCAGGGTCTGGTAGACGGCCGGCGGCAAGTTGTCGGCGTCGAGCGCGGCGCTTTGCGAATCGGCGTAATGGCGCACTTTCGCGTAGGCGGCATCCGTTTTCAACTGGCCGTACAGGGTTTCGCCGAACGTGCGTTCATACTCTTTCCATTTGCCGAAGAAGGCGTCGAACACCAGCTTGCGGTCGGCGCGATTGTCGTCGCCCCGGTATTTGGTATAGGCCGCCTGGTCGAGCCGTACTTGCGTGCCGTCCGACAGTTTCACGGTCGGCCAGGGGATTTCCGCATTGGCCAGCGTGCGGTAGACGCTAGCGGCCGAGCTTGTTGCCAGGCCGAATTGCGCCACCAGCTGTTCGCCGGCCGCGTCGAGCGTGTGCGGCGCGCTGCGCAGCATGTTGCTCAATTGAAAACGGTAGAGCTGCAAGCCCTTGTCTTTCGCCAGCATGGCGTCGATGCGCTTGCTGCCCAGGGCGAGGATTTCCGGCTGCAAGAAAGTGCTCGCCTGGCTGAAGTCGTTGCCCAGCAGGGCGGCGCGCTGGTTCA
Above is a genomic segment from Janthinobacterium sp. 64 containing:
- a CDS encoding M14 family metallopeptidase, giving the protein MLRHALLSAALLSLFSAPVSAASPLTTVAERSGFLNTGRYAEVEVLCRQFQARYPQQVRCVEFGRTPENRPMLALAVSNTGALTPAEAARRKLPVLLVQGGIHAGEIDGKDAGFLALREVLEGKAAPGALDKQVLLFVPVFNVDGHERFGRWNRPNQRGPVEMGWRSTAQNYNLNREYMKADTPEMQHMLALVNAWDPLAYVDLHVTDGAQFEPDISIQVEPVHAGDAALRVAGTALRDQVLADLARQGSDPKPFYISFAENDNPQSGFVDSAPNPRFSHGYFQLRNRFGMLVETHSWKDYPTRVRITRNTIVSLLSQMAQHGAQWRQTALEADARAAQLAGTTLPLTYKTTDKSRMIAFRGYAYTRTPSEVSGALMTRYDETTPQIWNVPLRDEIVPDLQQAAPKGGYLVPAAQAQMVAAKLRQHGVSYQVLATAPGKLPVEAFRATQVKFGAQSFEGRQTAVVQGEWLKEERLVGAGALYVPVNQAKARLVVALFEPRAPDSLLAWGSFNTAFERKEYMEEYVAEDVARAQLAADPALAAQFQQKLADDPAFARSPAARLEFFARRHASWDERLNLYPVLRTDAALAGLASPPARTPKLSHRAD
- a CDS encoding ankyrin repeat domain-containing protein, which produces MVNKTLFNQHREAFFRLCDAVGENQVEQVRSLLEATPLLLTLRRYNMEDGESLLHLAAAGGSREVCALLVSLGMDVDLPLPGYRNLTPLDAAASHGHLATCRWLLEQGAAVDGLPDNILSPLDSACVGGHQDVAALLLQRGANPNRLHTRWNQAPVDIATGWGFPAIARLLAAAGGVSILDVPQQAAASPQQAAASPQEAIRTFMHNSAGWVLPAVFSPDSGDARFSLGISCIDGKRDFKLLFTVGLFQQSPMTELAICLPARWPLTVHGFAEHSPWRFPVALLARLGRRTLDQASLAAGELLRRDDPYLADLAWPDGVDALLAIDKRWNPAPEEEDIADDDKVTIYLLVPVAFTKKGAPGASALPALIERKLKGSWKVSALPIPVIG
- a CDS encoding MGDG synthase family glycosyltransferase, whose translation is MTQKILLLSVSAGAGHMRAAQAIEAYAARDGHGGGPAALALHLDVMDFVTPAFRKLYTDFYIKLVNKAPALWGYLYHATHDAPRDSSMQRLRRAVERLNTRALMTQIAAFQPDAIICTHFLPAELLSRALRQQQLACPVWVQVTDFDLHRMWVHEQMEGYFAATDEVAFRMRHEGIPAERIHVTGIPIMPAFAQAPGRVQSAQAFGLDPRRTTILLMGGGAGLGSLETVAARLLALPGDFQLIVLAGKNAAALAALQALAGQYPGRLLAQGFTSEVERLMACADLVITKPGGLTTSECLALGLPMIVNSPIPGQEERNADYLLEQGVALKAFDAVTLEYRVRLLLEHPEQLQAMRAKALALGRPRAALDVLAQVLA
- a CDS encoding dual specificity protein phosphatase family protein, which produces MTLPPSSYLLLLSLALAAGSAGAQAPLPPQRNAEWATPLPQVSNLHQVTPVLYRSAKLDSSDVAQLQALGVKTVISLRSFHSDTQVLDGSGIRAVRIPINTWAIRDEHVIETMRSIRAAEQQGPVLLHCLHGADRTGMMAAMYRMLYQGWPREKAIDELKNGGYGYHAVWKNIERYLSRVNLDELRARIDAPQP
- the kefC gene encoding glutathione-regulated potassium-efflux system protein KefC, with the protein product MEHHSFLINILFYLVAAIIMVPLAKRLGMGAVLGYLVAGVVIGPWGLGLIKNVEVILSFSEFGVVLLLFLIGLELEPKRLWLLRRPIFGWGGAQVGVVSAGLCAVAMAFGVDWRTALVGALGLSLSSTAIVLATLGERKLMSTPAGSAGFSILLFQDIAAIPMIALVPLLGGLVTHSGEPGWLRVAKLAAVLAALVIGGRFLVNPILRFIAKTDLREIFTAFALLLVIAICVLMESVGLSMALGTFMAGVLLADSEYRHELISDLEPFKGLLLGLFFIAVGMSVDFGVLRAQPLLILALVAGLLAVKIALLYGLSKFVDIPRGQQLFFALLLSQGGEFAFVVFAAAEAAHVFAPQTAALLVVVVTLSMVATPLLLLAHDKFVAPRLQGDKKRRPDDHIEAQDNPIVIAGFGRFGQIIGRLLAANKIGVTVLDHDPDQIELLRKFGFKVFYGDATRVDLLVAAGIEKAKALVIAIDNVDDSLALVDAVRLRLPELTILARARNVTHYYELMKRGVTLIERETFAAALLLGEQTLQQVGFSAERAQRAAGIFGRHNLKTLLEVAPHFQDQQKVMSLTRQAREELEDMFESDAAAFAAAETENGRSD
- the pepF gene encoding oligoendopeptidase F; the protein is MTPSALKRPLLFSLLALGLATATASAAPAPTDRQADRWDLTALYASDAAFDADAKKLSAQLQQLGACKGQLGTRLKSCLDLVADARKRVNTLTTYAAQYYDQDTGDSKGNQLNQRAALLGNDFSQASTFLQPEILALGSKRIDAMLAKDKGLQLYRFQLSNMLRSAPHTLDAAGEQLVAQFGLATSSAASVYRTLANAEIPWPTVKLSDGTQVRLDQAAYTKYRGDDNRADRKLVFDAFFGKWKEYERTFGETLYGQLKTDAAYAKVRHYADSQSAALDADNLPPAVYQTLIAQTNANLPTLHRYFKLRARMLGVKDLAYYDVYAPLLKSDRSFPLAEGKQMMLASVAPLGPDYVKALTAAVEARWMDVYPRPRKVAGAYMNGDAYDIHPFVLLNYTDNYEAVSTLTHEWGHAMHSVLANKAQPSIYAPYSIFVAEIASTTNEALLLDARLKQARDDDERLLYLGAALENLRGTFFRQAMFAEFEAAIHGKVDKGESLTGEEITAIYAGILKRYHGEAQGVMTIDPAYALEWAYVPHFYHGYYVFQYATSIAAAQDFAQRILDKEPGALAAYLKMLGAGGSAYPYELVKAAGVDLASPKPYQALVARMNGIMDQIEAIEAKRGK